The genomic segment CTTGGTAGATGATGGAGAAGAGTATGTCGACCTCAAGGACACAGCCCAAAACTTCTCAAGTCTTCTCTAATGCTGAAGGTAGGCAAGGGTCACCTCTCTGATGGCTTCAGGGAACAAGATACGGACattcctgtgtttctttttctttttttgtttttttgtaaaatgacaTCTCTATTCTGGGGGCAATATTTTCCTTTAGATAGTGGCCTATTGGGACTACTAGTTCTTTGAAGAGATTTCTATCTGAGGACAGCTGAAGAGGGAATATAGGACCCCAGTCCCCACTACTTCTGTTTTAAGATCTTTTTGGGTGTAAGATTAAATTCTGACCTCTATCCTAACCGAACCCTAGTTCCATTTTTGGAACATTAACTCTATATTGTCTACTGTCTACTACCCCTCAGGTGGTATCAGACATTTGTCAATAAAATACTCTTTAAAGCTTTTCTTTGACTTTCTATCATGTATCCATCATATGCCGAGGTGCTATACATGTGTTATCACAATAATTTGGgtagttttataatatttatactaTTGATAAAAAGGTGAGGCCTGGAGTTGAtagcttttattttctgaattcataatggctttcttttttattcaccaTAATGCAACTTTTCCAGACACTAGCAATTTGAATTTGCACATACATTTTTCCCACTGAGCCACTGAAGCAAGAGAAATAGGGAAACATTGAAAGAGTAAGTTTCTCAATGGTTCCTTGCCTGTTATACAAAAGAAGCACCAGTTGCCTGAACAGGTTTGGATGAGGTGGCACATGGTGCAATGCCCTTGCCGTAACTTCAGAACAGAGAGCTTTGGGGGCTCAGGCACACCAAGGGGAATACAGAGTAACATACACCTctgactgtttttctttttttttaagggggatTGTATCTATAGCCTGAGATTATAATCATgagcctttttcttctctcctactGAGCATCCAGGTCAGAATGATATGGCCTGTCCTGGGCCTGTGTGAGGCTGACTCACTCCAAGGCCCAGCACTGGGACGGGGTCCTGTCAGGGCTCAGATAGCACAATCTGCAGGGCCAGGACCCGGGAGGGGCaacctctccctcccagcccctgagcAGGGTTTGCTTATTTATGTATCATATGCTATGTTGACCTCTAAAGAAGTAACCTGGAGTCTGCCCAGCCCCGGCTGTGGCATGGAAATGACCTAAAGTATTTTAGATGCCATCTGTTCCTCCTTTCAAGAAGAGCAGTTACAGGCAAGTGTCCTGAGCAGTCAGTCAGGAACTTTGAGTCCTCATGTGGGCATTTCCATGGCGAATTCAATGGTACTGAGAAAGTCCCCACCCTTCTCTCagctcagcttcctcttctctaAGCAGTAGACTGGAATCTATGGACCTTCTCCCCACATAGAATTTCTATTGATTAAATTCATCAGCTCTGTCAGCTCTTAAACTGGGACTGTCACTGACCCAAATATTCCTGAACAAGCAGATGTTCCTTGGTCCTCTCATTCAGCTGTGACATTCTCTTCTTCTGCCAGGCCCACTGGGGGCTAGATGTGTGAAGAGATGTCCCTTTCACCCATGTTCTTATACACATTAGGAAAGAACTTGACACCCTCCTCACATAGCCATCCCTGCTAATTCATTTCAGAGATTCAAACCTTTTGCTTCAGGGAAACCTTAGGCATTAAGAGCAATGGTTCAAAGCACAatctctggagccagactgcctgagtGGCAGGCTCCTAAGCACCTCTTACTAGctgtatgtctgttttttcatctgtcaAATAGGATTTTACCATCCTCATAAGattattgtggcattgaatgagTTAACAGATCCAGTTTAAAATGGTGACACATATGCTAAATACACtagaaatatttgcttttattgtATTTGACTGCAGTCATTCTTGCTACAGCCTCAAATTATTTCATTCCACACTTTGCATCAGttcatttataaaagtaataataaaaataactgaagttatgtgccaggcactgtaataAGCATTTGAACAAGTTAcaccatttaatttatttctccaaGGTCAGGAAGAAGGGGTGTGGTTGGCTTGGCGGATTCAAGGACTGTGGCTCTCTGCTTCACATGTCAGCAGTATTCGTTACAATGCGCACGATTTGGGTTTAACAAACGTGGGAGTGATCTCATGTGAAAGGCTATCTTCTGAAACAGAGATTCGAGTTACGCTATGTGACAGGATTAAagggcttttatttttgtaagaactTTGTGACAATTAAGCTGACTCACAAAAACAAGGGCTCAGTGGAAAAGCCATGAACTTTTCCTGACTAAAGTGTTTCACCTGTGATTGTATGAATATGACGGGTGTTTCAGAGAGGAATTTTACCCTAAGTGAGTTTGATCTTGACGAATTCCTAAGGCTCACATAGCTCTGTGAAGACCTATGCCATTCTATGTTATTCTCTGCTTTCCTGTCATGTGCACACTTAGGAACCCATGAGAGAGGTCTCTCCCCACACTTTTTGATTGGATTAATCACATAATCAACTGATGTGTTGAAATGAATGGGACAGGGTTAAGGGATGATAAAATCTATTATGTGTTAAGACATTTTATATTCTAAAGTGCAATCAAGTAAACTACTGCTTTTTAGTGTGTCATATCTCCTTCTGTCCTCACGCTGACTTCATAAGACAGGTACAATTACTATCTTTGTTTTTGATGGCAAGGCTAAGTTCAGAGGAGTCAAGGCatttgcctaaggtcagacaTACAAGGGGTGATGCTAGTGCTTGGACCCAGGTCAGACACTGAATTTACTGCTCATAGCCCTTTGCTGCCCTGCTGAGGAGCATTtgatggatggaactgggaaACCCGGGGAACTGGGCTGTGCGGGAAGGAGGTGGAAATGGAGACATTAATAAGTATAGCTGTGAGAGCAGGAGTCTCTCAGAGCTTGGACTTAGGAAACATTGTGACTCAGCAAACACAGGGCCCCCTCAGGGACTTTGGGAGCTGGTATGTCAGATGTGTCTATCAGaggtgcagggagggcagggccagggctaaCTGCCAGCTATCAGGACCCAGAAGGTCTATAGGTCTGTAGGCTCAGATAAGGGGTCAGGACCAGTTGACAGCTCTGGGTGGAGCCCATGAGTCTCAGGGGAGATAGATTGTGAATTCCAGGGTGAGCGTGGGAAAGGGTAGAGAGGCAGAGCACAGCAGCAATTTACATTCTCCTATTCCATGAGACTTCCCATTAACTAGGGGCAATGCCTTAACTCCTCTGAGCTCAGTCTCATTAGCTataaaagaaggataaaaattgAATCTATCTCATGGGGTTACTGTAAGGATCCAAAGGTACACACTGTCTTAACCAGTGACAGCAATTCAGGCCAGAGCTAGAGGCTTCCTAGGGACCAGAGGTCTCAAAGCAGAAGATAGGTTCTAGCAAATAACACCAACCACTGTTTAAATGTAGAGACAGACTCAAAGTCCAATATTTAATTTAGCCATGGCCCGAGGTGTTGTGCAACAGAAGCCTTCTTCTCCCCCAGTAAGACCATCTTCCCATATGCTGTGCTCAAAGTCCAGAGCTTAGCTTAAAGAGCTGAAGCACCTGAAGCCACAGGGCACTGATAAACACAGCCTACGGCAATTTTGGAGTAGAAATAAGACTTTTTAAATCATCCAAAGAGTCCAGTCTCCCTGTGATGCTTACTCTGTTACATTGTCATGTGGCAAAACCAGATAGCATGGGTGATGGCTAAACAATAAACAAGAATGTTGCCTAGAATAGTAAAAATGGACTAAGACAATTATTGATACCTTAGGAATTACCTGAAGGACATTAACttgtaaaattaacattttccatATTGGGTGAATGCAAAACTGTCCTCACTCAAGTGACCATAGCACAACATAAATCTTAATAGCTAACATGCCTGATACATTAGTATGATTCTCAGCTCATTATATAcctatatgtatgtacatataggtATATAATGATTTATACAATTGACCACAATATAACCCATGTCAATGTCACTGAATTATGATGGCTGTGGGAAAAATTGAAAGTATTTGCAACATATACAACATTATCCAAATAGAagtcattaaatttatttttgattatacACCAATTCTTACCCTTTTGATCTCCACTTGTTGACTTTTAAATATATGCACATTTGACCTCAACACATTTCTCTTAAGTAAAACAGTCTCTGGACTCTGCTTCGTATTTGCTGGGTCTTGATGCTATAAATAATGGGGTTCatcaagggagggaaaaggatGTAGATGTTGCCCATGAACACATGAACCAAAGGTGAGAGGTGTTTCCCAAAGCGATGCACCATGGTCAGACCAATGATTGGGATGTAGAAAACTGAAACAGCACAGATGTGTGATACACAGGTCTGCAAGGACTTGACTCCCTCCTCCTGTGATGCAATAGCTAGGACTGCATGCAAGATCATGACATAGGACACTAGTATGAGCACTGCATCCAACAGCAGGTTGGCGATCACCAGGGCCAGACCACAGATGCTGTTGAAGCGGATATCTGAGCAGGCCATCCGAATTAAGTCTTGGTGCAGGCAGAAAGAGTGAGAAAGGATGTGGGGATGGCAATAATTTAGGAACTTTAGGCGAATGATGACCAGAGGTATGAGTAAAGTACTTCTACATAAGATTGCCACCCCAATTTTCATGATTTTGTCATTAGTTAGGATGGAGGAGTAGCGCAATGGGTGGCAAATGGCAATATAGCGATCAAAAGCCATGGCGAGGAGGACAGAGGACTCCATAAAGGACAAACCGTGGATAAAATAGGACTGGGCAATGCAGGCATCCAGGCTGACTTCCTGACTTAGTCCCCACAGGATCCCCAGCACTGTGTGCACTGTGGACAGCCCCATGCCCAGGTCAGTGAGGGCCAGCATGGCCAGGAGGTAGAACATGGGCTGGTGCAGGCTTGGCTCAGTCCGGATCACATGCAGCACCAGGCAGTGCCCTGAGAGAACCATAGCATAGATGATGGAAAAAGGGATGGAGAACCAGAGATAGTTGACTTCTAGGCCAGGGAAACCAGTCAGAATAAATGCAGAACTATTGTATTTTGAGATGGAGATAGCAGACATtaagagagaatttaaaaattttgagagATGTGGCAAATTAGATCACTTTATGATCCTCTACTTTCTAGTAAGGTTTGtctgattttgaaaataaaataaataatataaaataaaataaaattccctttaattttataaactcGCAAAAATAGAAACCCGATTTTTTATCCTTTAGGGTAAAAATCCCGTCTTTAGACATACATTTTTCCACTGCTGGCAACAAGGCATCTGAAAAAaatggcttatctccatttcatttagctctttttctggagtttgatctgatctttcatttgggcatgttgcattttgacagcctccctgtgtttgtttctatgtattaggtagagctgatttgactctgtgtcttggtagtgtggtctaatgtagtaggtgtcctataaagttcagtggcacagcttcccttatcaaggtgcacccttcatgtgggatGCATATACTCTCCTcctgtagttgagtcttggttgctgttggcagatcaatgggaggggtttacccaggtcagtcagcttcaaggattgGCTGTTACCACTtatcaccaacctctgccctctgtggagtaTTCAcggtgtaggggcagggtggtggtgctctgatgtggtctgtagctgtccactgggtgcactggacctgggtttcctgggtggggcaggccaaggtcagtccccacctatATTTTGTCCAGGGCCACCTTGCCTGTGTTATAAAGCAAACTGAagtagctgctacttgtgctggacttggataTTTCCAGGTGAAGCTACGAATCTAGGCTGACTAGTGCCATGCTTaggactcactgaggctggctgttgcttgtttgagaggatttaggaagttgtgaaataagagccaagaccagccattcatatggataaacatcttgggtgggcccataatttgggtgggacagagtctctgggaatctccaaggcgAGTCAAATGGTGTTAGCCatgttggtggagtctcagatatggcaccagcttgccagctctgttgggggagggtttagaaaagggacaatggtctctgctggCCTTGATGCctgacacttcagttcttcctcatgtgctactggtgcctttcaagctgctatcctggtgctgGATCTCAGAAGGAGTGAGTTTGAGAAAGTGAGTCTGTCTGTGcgttctttaaaaagaattgcttggggatccagaagtttcttctgctGACTCAATCCTTGCTgggttttttgcagccagaagttgtggggacttatctccctggcgctggaaccctgggctgtagGGCccggtgtggagc from the Desmodus rotundus isolate HL8 chromosome 5, HLdesRot8A.1, whole genome shotgun sequence genome contains:
- the LOC128781109 gene encoding olfactory receptor 51V1-like, whose amino-acid sequence is MSAISISKYNSSAFILTGFPGLEVNYLWFSIPFSIIYAMVLSGHCLVLHVIRTEPSLHQPMFYLLAMLALTDLGMGLSTVHTVLGILWGLSQEVSLDACIAQSYFIHGLSFMESSVLLAMAFDRYIAICHPLRYSSILTNDKIMKIGVAILCRSTLLIPLVIIRLKFLNYCHPHILSHSFCLHQDLIRMACSDIRFNSICGLALVIANLLLDAVLILVSYVMILHAVLAIASQEEGVKSLQTCVSHICAVSVFYIPIIGLTMVHRFGKHLSPLVHVFMGNIYILFPPLMNPIIYSIKTQQIRSRVQRLFYLREMC